Proteins from a single region of Mus pahari chromosome 2, PAHARI_EIJ_v1.1, whole genome shotgun sequence:
- the Crhr2 gene encoding corticotropin-releasing factor receptor 2 isoform X1 has translation MGTPGSLPSAQLLLCLFSLLPLLQVAQPSQAPQDQPLWTLLEQYCHRTPTRNLSGPYIYCNTTLDQIGTCWPQSAPGALVERPCPEYFNGIKYNTTRNAYRECLENGTWASRVNYSHCEPILDDKQRKYDLHYRIALIVNYLGHCVSVVALVAAFLLFLVLRSIRCLRNVIHWNLITTFILRNIAWFLLQLIDHEVHEGNEVWCRCITTIFNYFVVTNFFWMFVEGCYLHTAIVMTYSTEHLRKWLFLFIGWCIPCPIIVAWAVGKLYYENEQCWFGKEAGDLVDYIYQGPVMLVLLINFVFLFNIVRILMTKLRASTTSETIQYRKAVKATLVLLPLLGITYMLFFVNPGEDDLSQIVFIYFNSFLQSFQGFFVSVFYCFFNGEVRAALRKRWHRWQDHHALRVPVARAMSIPTSPTRISFHSIKQTAAV, from the exons GTGGCCCAGCCAAGCCAGGCACCCCAGGACCAGCCCCTGTGGACACTTTTGGAGCAGTACTGCCACAGGACCCCAACTCGGAATCTCTCAG gtccctACATCTACTGCAACACGACCTTGGACCAGATCGGGACCTGCTGGCCACAGAGCGCACCCGGAGCCCTAGTGGAGAGACCGTGTCCCGAGTACTTCAATGGCATCAAGTACAACACGACCC GGAATGCCTATAGAGAGTGCCTGGAGAACGGGACCTGGGCCTCGAGGGTCAACTACTCACACTGCGAACCCATTTTGGATGACAAG CAGAGGAAGTATGACCTGCATTACCGAATCGCCCTCATTGTCAACTACCTGGGCCACTGTGTTTCCGTGGTGGCCCTGGTGGCCGCTTTCCTGCTTTTCCTAGTGCTGCG GAGTATCCGCTGCCTACGGAATGTGATCCACTGGAACCTCATCACCACCTTCATCCTGAGAAACATCGCATGGTTCCTGCTGCAACTCATCGACCACGAAGTGCACGAGGGCAATGAG GTCTGGTGCCGCTGCATCACCACCATCTTCAACTACTTTGTGGTCACCAACTTCTTCTGGATGTTCGTGGAGGGCTGCTACCTGCACACGGCCATTGTCATGACGTACTCCACGGAGCACCTGCGCAAGTGGCTCTTCCTCTTCATTGGATGGT GCATACCCTGCCCTATCATTGTCGCCTGGGCAGTTGGCAAACTCTACTACGAGAATGAGCA GTGCTGGTTTGGAAAGGAAGCTGGTGACTTGGTGGACTACATCTACCAGGGCCCCGTCATGCTCGTGCTGTTG ATCAATTTTGTATTTCTGTTCAACATCGTCAGGATCCTGATGACAAAGTTACGAGCATCCACCACATCGGAGACAATCCAGTACAG GAAGGCAGTGAAGGCCACGCTGGTCCTCCTCCCCCTGTTGGGCATTACCTACATGCTCTTCTTTGTCAATCCTGGAGAGGATGACCTGTCCCAAATTGTGTTCATCTACTTCAACTCCTTCCTGCAGTCCTTCCAG ggtttctttgtgtctgttttctaCTGCTTCTTCAATGGAGAG GTGCGCGCGGCCCTGAGAAAGCGGTGGCACCGCTGGCAGGACCACCACGCCCTCCGGGTGCCTGTGGCCCGGGCCATGTCCATCCCTACGTCGCCCACCAGGATCAGCTTCCACAGCATCAAGCAGACAGCTGCCGTGTGA
- the Crhr2 gene encoding corticotropin-releasing factor receptor 2 isoform X2 encodes MGTPGSLPSAQLLLCLFSLLPLLQVAQPSQAPQDQPLWTLLEQYCHRTPTRNLSGPYIYCNTTLDQIGTCWPQSAPGALVERPCPEYFNGIKYNTTRNAYRECLENGTWASRVNYSHCEPILDDKRKYDLHYRIALIVNYLGHCVSVVALVAAFLLFLVLRSIRCLRNVIHWNLITTFILRNIAWFLLQLIDHEVHEGNEVWCRCITTIFNYFVVTNFFWMFVEGCYLHTAIVMTYSTEHLRKWLFLFIGWCIPCPIIVAWAVGKLYYENEQCWFGKEAGDLVDYIYQGPVMLVLLINFVFLFNIVRILMTKLRASTTSETIQYRKAVKATLVLLPLLGITYMLFFVNPGEDDLSQIVFIYFNSFLQSFQGFFVSVFYCFFNGEVRAALRKRWHRWQDHHALRVPVARAMSIPTSPTRISFHSIKQTAAV; translated from the exons GTGGCCCAGCCAAGCCAGGCACCCCAGGACCAGCCCCTGTGGACACTTTTGGAGCAGTACTGCCACAGGACCCCAACTCGGAATCTCTCAG gtccctACATCTACTGCAACACGACCTTGGACCAGATCGGGACCTGCTGGCCACAGAGCGCACCCGGAGCCCTAGTGGAGAGACCGTGTCCCGAGTACTTCAATGGCATCAAGTACAACACGACCC GGAATGCCTATAGAGAGTGCCTGGAGAACGGGACCTGGGCCTCGAGGGTCAACTACTCACACTGCGAACCCATTTTGGATGACAAG AGGAAGTATGACCTGCATTACCGAATCGCCCTCATTGTCAACTACCTGGGCCACTGTGTTTCCGTGGTGGCCCTGGTGGCCGCTTTCCTGCTTTTCCTAGTGCTGCG GAGTATCCGCTGCCTACGGAATGTGATCCACTGGAACCTCATCACCACCTTCATCCTGAGAAACATCGCATGGTTCCTGCTGCAACTCATCGACCACGAAGTGCACGAGGGCAATGAG GTCTGGTGCCGCTGCATCACCACCATCTTCAACTACTTTGTGGTCACCAACTTCTTCTGGATGTTCGTGGAGGGCTGCTACCTGCACACGGCCATTGTCATGACGTACTCCACGGAGCACCTGCGCAAGTGGCTCTTCCTCTTCATTGGATGGT GCATACCCTGCCCTATCATTGTCGCCTGGGCAGTTGGCAAACTCTACTACGAGAATGAGCA GTGCTGGTTTGGAAAGGAAGCTGGTGACTTGGTGGACTACATCTACCAGGGCCCCGTCATGCTCGTGCTGTTG ATCAATTTTGTATTTCTGTTCAACATCGTCAGGATCCTGATGACAAAGTTACGAGCATCCACCACATCGGAGACAATCCAGTACAG GAAGGCAGTGAAGGCCACGCTGGTCCTCCTCCCCCTGTTGGGCATTACCTACATGCTCTTCTTTGTCAATCCTGGAGAGGATGACCTGTCCCAAATTGTGTTCATCTACTTCAACTCCTTCCTGCAGTCCTTCCAG ggtttctttgtgtctgttttctaCTGCTTCTTCAATGGAGAG GTGCGCGCGGCCCTGAGAAAGCGGTGGCACCGCTGGCAGGACCACCACGCCCTCCGGGTGCCTGTGGCCCGGGCCATGTCCATCCCTACGTCGCCCACCAGGATCAGCTTCCACAGCATCAAGCAGACAGCTGCCGTGTGA
- the Crhr2 gene encoding corticotropin-releasing factor receptor 2 isoform X5, producing the protein MASSTTRPGMPIESAWRTGPGPRGSTTHTANPFWMTRSIRCLRNVIHWNLITTFILRNIAWFLLQLIDHEVHEGNEVWCRCITTIFNYFVVTNFFWMFVEGCYLHTAIVMTYSTEHLRKWLFLFIGWCIPCPIIVAWAVGKLYYENEQCWFGKEAGDLVDYIYQGPVMLVLLINFVFLFNIVRILMTKLRASTTSETIQYRKAVKATLVLLPLLGITYMLFFVNPGEDDLSQIVFIYFNSFLQSFQGFFVSVFYCFFNGEVRAALRKRWHRWQDHHALRVPVARAMSIPTSPTRISFHSIKQTAAV; encoded by the exons ATGGCATCAAGTACAACACGACCC GGAATGCCTATAGAGAGTGCCTGGAGAACGGGACCTGGGCCTCGAGGGTCAACTACTCACACTGCGAACCCATTTTGGATGACAAG GAGTATCCGCTGCCTACGGAATGTGATCCACTGGAACCTCATCACCACCTTCATCCTGAGAAACATCGCATGGTTCCTGCTGCAACTCATCGACCACGAAGTGCACGAGGGCAATGAG GTCTGGTGCCGCTGCATCACCACCATCTTCAACTACTTTGTGGTCACCAACTTCTTCTGGATGTTCGTGGAGGGCTGCTACCTGCACACGGCCATTGTCATGACGTACTCCACGGAGCACCTGCGCAAGTGGCTCTTCCTCTTCATTGGATGGT GCATACCCTGCCCTATCATTGTCGCCTGGGCAGTTGGCAAACTCTACTACGAGAATGAGCA GTGCTGGTTTGGAAAGGAAGCTGGTGACTTGGTGGACTACATCTACCAGGGCCCCGTCATGCTCGTGCTGTTG ATCAATTTTGTATTTCTGTTCAACATCGTCAGGATCCTGATGACAAAGTTACGAGCATCCACCACATCGGAGACAATCCAGTACAG GAAGGCAGTGAAGGCCACGCTGGTCCTCCTCCCCCTGTTGGGCATTACCTACATGCTCTTCTTTGTCAATCCTGGAGAGGATGACCTGTCCCAAATTGTGTTCATCTACTTCAACTCCTTCCTGCAGTCCTTCCAG ggtttctttgtgtctgttttctaCTGCTTCTTCAATGGAGAG GTGCGCGCGGCCCTGAGAAAGCGGTGGCACCGCTGGCAGGACCACCACGCCCTCCGGGTGCCTGTGGCCCGGGCCATGTCCATCCCTACGTCGCCCACCAGGATCAGCTTCCACAGCATCAAGCAGACAGCTGCCGTGTGA
- the Crhr2 gene encoding corticotropin-releasing factor receptor 2 isoform X3 — protein MDAALLLSLLEANCSLALAEELLLDGWGVPLDPEGPYIYCNTTLDQIGTCWPQSAPGALVERPCPEYFNGIKYNTTRNAYRECLENGTWASRVNYSHCEPILDDKQRKYDLHYRIALIVNYLGHCVSVVALVAAFLLFLVLRSIRCLRNVIHWNLITTFILRNIAWFLLQLIDHEVHEGNEVWCRCITTIFNYFVVTNFFWMFVEGCYLHTAIVMTYSTEHLRKWLFLFIGWCIPCPIIVAWAVGKLYYENEQCWFGKEAGDLVDYIYQGPVMLVLLINFVFLFNIVRILMTKLRASTTSETIQYRKAVKATLVLLPLLGITYMLFFVNPGEDDLSQIVFIYFNSFLQSFQGFFVSVFYCFFNGEVRAALRKRWHRWQDHHALRVPVARAMSIPTSPTRISFHSIKQTAAV, from the exons ATGGACGCGGCGCTGCTCCTCAGCCTGCTGGAGGCCAACTGCAGCCTGGCTTTGGCCGAAGAACTGCTCCTGGACGGCTGGGGAGTGCCCCTGGACCCTGAAG gtccctACATCTACTGCAACACGACCTTGGACCAGATCGGGACCTGCTGGCCACAGAGCGCACCCGGAGCCCTAGTGGAGAGACCGTGTCCCGAGTACTTCAATGGCATCAAGTACAACACGACCC GGAATGCCTATAGAGAGTGCCTGGAGAACGGGACCTGGGCCTCGAGGGTCAACTACTCACACTGCGAACCCATTTTGGATGACAAG CAGAGGAAGTATGACCTGCATTACCGAATCGCCCTCATTGTCAACTACCTGGGCCACTGTGTTTCCGTGGTGGCCCTGGTGGCCGCTTTCCTGCTTTTCCTAGTGCTGCG GAGTATCCGCTGCCTACGGAATGTGATCCACTGGAACCTCATCACCACCTTCATCCTGAGAAACATCGCATGGTTCCTGCTGCAACTCATCGACCACGAAGTGCACGAGGGCAATGAG GTCTGGTGCCGCTGCATCACCACCATCTTCAACTACTTTGTGGTCACCAACTTCTTCTGGATGTTCGTGGAGGGCTGCTACCTGCACACGGCCATTGTCATGACGTACTCCACGGAGCACCTGCGCAAGTGGCTCTTCCTCTTCATTGGATGGT GCATACCCTGCCCTATCATTGTCGCCTGGGCAGTTGGCAAACTCTACTACGAGAATGAGCA GTGCTGGTTTGGAAAGGAAGCTGGTGACTTGGTGGACTACATCTACCAGGGCCCCGTCATGCTCGTGCTGTTG ATCAATTTTGTATTTCTGTTCAACATCGTCAGGATCCTGATGACAAAGTTACGAGCATCCACCACATCGGAGACAATCCAGTACAG GAAGGCAGTGAAGGCCACGCTGGTCCTCCTCCCCCTGTTGGGCATTACCTACATGCTCTTCTTTGTCAATCCTGGAGAGGATGACCTGTCCCAAATTGTGTTCATCTACTTCAACTCCTTCCTGCAGTCCTTCCAG ggtttctttgtgtctgttttctaCTGCTTCTTCAATGGAGAG GTGCGCGCGGCCCTGAGAAAGCGGTGGCACCGCTGGCAGGACCACCACGCCCTCCGGGTGCCTGTGGCCCGGGCCATGTCCATCCCTACGTCGCCCACCAGGATCAGCTTCCACAGCATCAAGCAGACAGCTGCCGTGTGA
- the Crhr2 gene encoding corticotropin-releasing factor receptor 2 isoform X4, with amino-acid sequence MDAALLLSLLEANCSLALAEELLLDGWGVPLDPEGPYIYCNTTLDQIGTCWPQSAPGALVERPCPEYFNGIKYNTTRNAYRECLENGTWASRVNYSHCEPILDDKRKYDLHYRIALIVNYLGHCVSVVALVAAFLLFLVLRSIRCLRNVIHWNLITTFILRNIAWFLLQLIDHEVHEGNEVWCRCITTIFNYFVVTNFFWMFVEGCYLHTAIVMTYSTEHLRKWLFLFIGWCIPCPIIVAWAVGKLYYENEQCWFGKEAGDLVDYIYQGPVMLVLLINFVFLFNIVRILMTKLRASTTSETIQYRKAVKATLVLLPLLGITYMLFFVNPGEDDLSQIVFIYFNSFLQSFQGFFVSVFYCFFNGEVRAALRKRWHRWQDHHALRVPVARAMSIPTSPTRISFHSIKQTAAV; translated from the exons ATGGACGCGGCGCTGCTCCTCAGCCTGCTGGAGGCCAACTGCAGCCTGGCTTTGGCCGAAGAACTGCTCCTGGACGGCTGGGGAGTGCCCCTGGACCCTGAAG gtccctACATCTACTGCAACACGACCTTGGACCAGATCGGGACCTGCTGGCCACAGAGCGCACCCGGAGCCCTAGTGGAGAGACCGTGTCCCGAGTACTTCAATGGCATCAAGTACAACACGACCC GGAATGCCTATAGAGAGTGCCTGGAGAACGGGACCTGGGCCTCGAGGGTCAACTACTCACACTGCGAACCCATTTTGGATGACAAG AGGAAGTATGACCTGCATTACCGAATCGCCCTCATTGTCAACTACCTGGGCCACTGTGTTTCCGTGGTGGCCCTGGTGGCCGCTTTCCTGCTTTTCCTAGTGCTGCG GAGTATCCGCTGCCTACGGAATGTGATCCACTGGAACCTCATCACCACCTTCATCCTGAGAAACATCGCATGGTTCCTGCTGCAACTCATCGACCACGAAGTGCACGAGGGCAATGAG GTCTGGTGCCGCTGCATCACCACCATCTTCAACTACTTTGTGGTCACCAACTTCTTCTGGATGTTCGTGGAGGGCTGCTACCTGCACACGGCCATTGTCATGACGTACTCCACGGAGCACCTGCGCAAGTGGCTCTTCCTCTTCATTGGATGGT GCATACCCTGCCCTATCATTGTCGCCTGGGCAGTTGGCAAACTCTACTACGAGAATGAGCA GTGCTGGTTTGGAAAGGAAGCTGGTGACTTGGTGGACTACATCTACCAGGGCCCCGTCATGCTCGTGCTGTTG ATCAATTTTGTATTTCTGTTCAACATCGTCAGGATCCTGATGACAAAGTTACGAGCATCCACCACATCGGAGACAATCCAGTACAG GAAGGCAGTGAAGGCCACGCTGGTCCTCCTCCCCCTGTTGGGCATTACCTACATGCTCTTCTTTGTCAATCCTGGAGAGGATGACCTGTCCCAAATTGTGTTCATCTACTTCAACTCCTTCCTGCAGTCCTTCCAG ggtttctttgtgtctgttttctaCTGCTTCTTCAATGGAGAG GTGCGCGCGGCCCTGAGAAAGCGGTGGCACCGCTGGCAGGACCACCACGCCCTCCGGGTGCCTGTGGCCCGGGCCATGTCCATCCCTACGTCGCCCACCAGGATCAGCTTCCACAGCATCAAGCAGACAGCTGCCGTGTGA